GCTGCTACTTGCCGGAGAGGCGCTTCAAGGCGGCCAGGGCAACGCTCCGGTCTTTGGTGGACCAGAAGGGTGGCAAGGCCGCTCGCAAGAAGCCACCGTAGCTGGCGTTGGCCAACCGGGAATCCAGCACGGCCACCACGCCGCGGTCTTGGCTGGAACGGATCAAACGGCCCACACCCTGGGCAAGCCGGACGGCTGCATGGGTTGCCGAGATGGCGATGAATCCGTCGCCTCCGCTTTGCGCAACGGCACGTGCGCGGGCTGTGACCAGCGGATCGTCAGGTCGCGGGAACGGGATCCTGTCAATGACCACTAGGCGGCACGACGCACCCTGGACATCGACTCCCTGCCAAAGCGACATGGTGCCGAAGAGGCAGGTGTCCGGTTCATCGGCGAACTGCTTGATGAGCCCGGACATGGAGGAATCACCCTGGCACAAGATCTTAACCTTGAGCTTCTTGCGCAGTTTCTCGGCGGCGTCCTCTGCGGCACGCCTCGACGAGAACAAGGCCAGGGTTCCGCCGCCTGCTGCGTTAATCAGCGCCTCGAGTTCATCCAGCTGTTCAGGTGACATCCCGAAGCCGGGCTTCTGCAGGTGGGCGGCAACATAGAGCATGCCCTGCTTGGGGTAGTCGAACGGTGAACCGACGTCTGCTCCGGTCCACTTGGGCGCACTGGGACCCAAAAGCCCCAGCCCGCCGGCAGTGGCTTGGAAGGACTCGCCAATGGCGAGTGTGGCAGACGTGAGCACCACGGTTCGATCGGCGAACAAGCCTTCACGCAGTTTCATCGCCACGCTCAGGGGAGCAATGTTGAGGACAGCCGGTTCGTTTTCGTCGGCCTTCTGGTAGCCCTTCCCTGGTGCAAACGAGCCCGGACGCGAGGCCCACACTACTTCCCGGGCGTCATTGGCCACCATGAATCGTTCGCACAAATCGAAGATTAGGTTGAGCCTGGAGCGGGCAATTGAACGTCCGCCGTCCGCTGCCGAGTTGCCTTCGGGTTTGGAGTCAGACAAGGCAGCCCGGACAGCATCACGCAGTTGCTCCACCGCCTGAGACTGCATCTCATTCAGGCCATTGGGGAACAACCCCTCAGGTATTCCGGCCAAAGCCAGGTCCAACGCCGCAGCGCTGGAGTGCAAGGCGTCGACGGAAACTGCCGTGTGCTTGCGCGTGCTTGCTGCCGCGGCCTGCACCATCTGCACCGAAAGCTGCCCCGTAACTGCACCCGTCACGCGGTCTTGAAGCTCGTGAGCTTCATCAACCACCACCACGTCATACTCGGGAAGCACCGCAATGCCTTCAAAGGCGCTGATGGCCAGCATGGCGTGGTTGGTAACCACAATGTCGGCCTGGGCTCCACGGGCGCGAGCCAGCTCCGAGAAGCATTCGGTGGCCATGGGGCACTTCTGTGCACCCAGGCACTCCATAGAGGAGACTGAGACCTGCCGCCAGGCCTTATCCGTGACGCCAGGAACCAGCTCATCACGGTCGCCTGTGTCGGTTTCCTGCGCCCATTCGCGCAGGCGCACCACTTCCTTGCCCAACTGAGATGTTGGGCCCGAGGTGGCTCCCGGGAGGTGCGCCACGCTGCTGTCCTCGCCCAACGTGAACAGCGCACCTTCCCCCGTGTCTTCTGAAGGGAACCCGCCCGCCAGTTTCTGCTGGCACACATAGTTACTGCGGCCCTTAACCAAGGCCACGTCGATAGGACGCGGCAAAACCGGTTTCAGGGCAGCCAACAGCCGGGGCACGTCGCGGCCAACAATCTGGGCCTGCAAGGCCAGCGTGGCCGTGGCAATCACGGCCGGCTTTTCACTGGTCAGGGAATTGACAATCAGCGGAATTAGGTAAGCAAGGGACTTTCCAGTGCCCGTGCCGGCCTGAACCAACAGGTGGTCTCCGCTCTCAATGGCGGCGACCACCCGGCGGACCATTTCATGCTGACCGTCGCGGCGTTGACCACCCATGGACTCAACGGCCCGGTCCAAAAGTTCCAGAGCCTGCTGAGACAGCTCACTATCAGGCATGCTGGACAAACGGTTCAACCTCTGCAGCCAAATCTTCCTTGACACGAGCATGGACCAAGGTGCCGTGCTCGCCATGTTCTAGGCTGACGATCTCAGCATCACTGCGGTGCAATCTGTTCAGTACATCGCCGCGGTCATAAGGGACCAACAGGGTCAGCAAGACGCTGGGGTGCGGGATGCCTTCGCTGATCTGCTCCAGCAGCTCCTCAATGCCCTGTCCTGTCCTGGCCGAAACCACCACGGAGCGAGATTCACGCTGACGCAGACGCTCAACCACAAACGGATCAGCAATATCAACCTTGTTCAGGATGATGATTTCCGGGATCTGCAAGGCCCCGACTTCGGCAAAGACGGTGCGCACGGCGGAGATCTGACCTTCGGGGTCAGGGTGGGAGGCATCCACAATGTGCAGAATCAAGTCAGCGTCGGCCACTTCTTCCAGAGTGGAGCGGAAAGCCTCCACCAACTGAGTGGGAAGGGCGCGCACAAAACCAACAGTGTCCACCAAGGTGTACCCCAGGCCGTCTGCGGTCTCCGTCTTGCGAACCGTGGGATCCAGCGTTGCGAACAGTGCGTTTTCCACCAGTACGCCAGCGTCCGTCAAACGGTTCAGCAGCGAGGACTTACCGGCGTTGGTGTAGCCGGCAATGGCCACCGATGGCACACTGTTGCGCTTACGGTTGGCTCGTTTGGTTTCCCGAGCAGGGGCCATGGCTGCGATCTCACGACGCAGCTTCGCCATGCGGGTTCGAATCTTGCGGCGATCCAGTTCCATCTTGGTTTCACCGGGACCACGGGAGCCAATTCCGCCACCGGCAGCACCCACTCGGCCACCGGCCTGACGGGACATGGAATCACCCCAGCCACGCAGACGCGGCAACAAGTATTCCATCTGTGCCAATTCAACCTGAGCCCGGCCTTCGCGGGACTGGGCGTGTTGGGCAAAAATATCCAGGATCAACGCGGTGCGGTCAATGACCTTGACCTTGACCACTTCTTCTAGCGTGCG
The Arthrobacter alpinus genome window above contains:
- a CDS encoding ATP-dependent DNA helicase, with protein sequence MPDSELSQQALELLDRAVESMGGQRRDGQHEMVRRVVAAIESGDHLLVQAGTGTGKSLAYLIPLIVNSLTSEKPAVIATATLALQAQIVGRDVPRLLAALKPVLPRPIDVALVKGRSNYVCQQKLAGGFPSEDTGEGALFTLGEDSSVAHLPGATSGPTSQLGKEVVRLREWAQETDTGDRDELVPGVTDKAWRQVSVSSMECLGAQKCPMATECFSELARARGAQADIVVTNHAMLAISAFEGIAVLPEYDVVVVDEAHELQDRVTGAVTGQLSVQMVQAAAASTRKHTAVSVDALHSSAAALDLALAGIPEGLFPNGLNEMQSQAVEQLRDAVRAALSDSKPEGNSAADGGRSIARSRLNLIFDLCERFMVANDAREVVWASRPGSFAPGKGYQKADENEPAVLNIAPLSVAMKLREGLFADRTVVLTSATLAIGESFQATAGGLGLLGPSAPKWTGADVGSPFDYPKQGMLYVAAHLQKPGFGMSPEQLDELEALINAAGGGTLALFSSRRAAEDAAEKLRKKLKVKILCQGDSSMSGLIKQFADEPDTCLFGTMSLWQGVDVQGASCRLVVIDRIPFPRPDDPLVTARARAVAQSGGDGFIAISATHAAVRLAQGVGRLIRSSQDRGVVAVLDSRLANASYGGFLRAALPPFWSTKDRSVALAALKRLSGK
- the hflX gene encoding GTPase HflX, with amino-acid sequence MSNASAHNGSESNELPLDGENTAPSQGQSSGEESLSVAEIEAVIDRILAKDAASSRAVREDEELDAQDPFSGEPATRPLQGRAQAVSTLNFQHSIFDGDQSELADRNALRRRASLSTELEDVTEVEYRQLRLERVVLAGLWSGGTMADAENSLRELAALAETAGSEVLDGLVQRRAKPDPATYLGQGKAQELKEMVHATGADTVIIDGDLAPSQRRTLEEVVKVKVIDRTALILDIFAQHAQSREGRAQVELAQMEYLLPRLRGWGDSMSRQAGGRVGAAGGGIGSRGPGETKMELDRRKIRTRMAKLRREIAAMAPARETKRANRKRNSVPSVAIAGYTNAGKSSLLNRLTDAGVLVENALFATLDPTVRKTETADGLGYTLVDTVGFVRALPTQLVEAFRSTLEEVADADLILHIVDASHPDPEGQISAVRTVFAEVGALQIPEIIILNKVDIADPFVVERLRQRESRSVVVSARTGQGIEELLEQISEGIPHPSVLLTLLVPYDRGDVLNRLHRSDAEIVSLEHGEHGTLVHARVKEDLAAEVEPFVQHA